TGTGTTATAATATGAAGAAGTATTTTCGTTTAAACATATGAATAGGAGGTAAATAACAGCTGCCTTATTTCTGACAAACCTTGACAAAACAAACAAATATAATACAATAAGCTTATGGAATTATTAACTAAAGGTTTCCGGGAACTGATAACAGAGGTGAAGTTAGTTGAAGAAAAGAAAAAAGAACAGCGGTGAAACAAGCTGCACCGTCTGCGTTGAATTTTTTCCGGAGGTTTACCCTACCTTCCGCTTAAAAAAGTAGAGCCGCGGGATGGAGGACCCGCTGAACACCGAGATGAGATTGTTTTGCTCTTGTACTCGCTGGGCGTTCAACCGGCTGCAGGAAGATAAATCACGTGAAGAGCTAAAAAAAGAATGTCAGCAGGTATTTGGCTTGAATTCACGATGCTGTGATGATGCCATACTGAAAGGTAGAGCCATAATCGAATCACAAAAAGAGCTTTTAAAAATGGAAATAGAAGAAACAAAAACAAAACTATCCCGCACAGAGAAAAAACTCAGTTGGACAGAAAGAACCTTAAATAAAGCTGTTGAAAAGAACGATTCAGAAAAAATCAAAAAATTAAAGCGCACTGTACACGGTCGCAAAGCCAGGGTGAAAAAACTATCTGACAAGCTCGATGAGCTAAAGGTTCACCAAGACAACGGCACCATACCGACAGTAGTTTTCGGAGGTCATTCTTTGTGGAAGAAAGTTTGCAAAGGCAGTGTTTCGGCAGAAGAATGGCATAAGGCACGTCAAGACAGGTTATATTCCCGCGGAGACAAGACCAAAGGCGGCAACCCGAACATCAAGATAAGCGAGCATGACGGAGAATTCTTCTTATCAGTAACCATTTCTCACCTGTCAGAGCAAAAAGGTACGGATAAAAAAGATAGACCAATAATGACCAGAGCACCCCATGTAGAAGGAAGGCTGTGGCTGCCGGACAAATACCGTTCAAAGGTGTATGAATTACTTTCATCCGGTGCGCCTTATACGGTAGAACTAATCAAAAGCAAGGATGACAGGTACAGGGCACATATCAGTTTCGACTTAACACCACCTGATTTAATAACCAATCCCGACTACGGATATTTAGGCATGGATACCAACCCTGACGGTATAGCACTTGCCAATGTCAGTTATACCGGTCAGCCAGAACCATGGGCAAAGAATTTTAACGTACCATACCCAAAAGCCCTGCACAAATTTGACGGTGAATTTCAAGTAAAAATACATCCGAATGGTTTTCTTTACATCAAGATACC
This is a stretch of genomic DNA from Aceticella autotrophica. It encodes these proteins:
- a CDS encoding transposase — its product is MRLFCSCTRWAFNRLQEDKSREELKKECQQVFGLNSRCCDDAILKGRAIIESQKELLKMEIEETKTKLSRTEKKLSWTERTLNKAVEKNDSEKIKKLKRTVHGRKARVKKLSDKLDELKVHQDNGTIPTVVFGGHSLWKKVCKGSVSAEEWHKARQDRLYSRGDKTKGGNPNIKISEHDGEFFLSVTISHLSEQKGTDKKDRPIMTRAPHVEGRLWLPDKYRSKVYELLSSGAPYTVELIKSKDDRYRAHISFDLTPPDLITNPDYGYLGMDTNPDGIALANVSYTGQPEPWAKNFNVPYPKALHKFDGEFQVKIHPNGFLYIKIPELSYSCGYRRTYLVGVLAKIVVDIAKALGKPIALEKLDFGKDHLNTNKKFNRMAANFPFRKIVEAVIRRAFKEGVGIKQVWPIHTSTIGYWKYKKKYGITVHHAAALVIARRAIGFKERITNELKQKIQVLKEKLNQKANSLPGEGRGMTRKVKQLFKKLDGRILKFNGLTRKQESFYSVWHDLKQLALSSR